Proteins from one Listeria innocua genomic window:
- the mnmA gene encoding tRNA 2-thiouridine(34) synthase MnmA: MSTNNSDIRVVVGMSGGVDSSVTAHILKEQGYDVIGIFMKNWDDTDEFGVCTATEDYDDVIRVANQIGIPYYAVNFEKEYWDKVFTYFLDEYKLGRTPNPDVMCNKEIKFKAFLEHAESLGADYVATGHYAQVKKVGDEIELLRGVDNNKDQTYFLNQLSQDQLKKVMFPLGGMEKTEVREIATKAGLATANKKDSTGICFIGERNFKQFLSEYLPAQPGDMRTLNGEVLGKHDGLMYYTIGQRHGLGIGGDGEPWFVVGKDLKNNVLFVEQGFHHDSLYSDSLIATDISFTTNSEKPKTFVCTAKFRYRQTDTKVTVNMREDGTAEVVFADPVRAITPGQAVVFYDGDICLGGGTIDTVWKKGAKLNYVG; the protein is encoded by the coding sequence TTGAGTACAAATAATAGTGACATTCGTGTAGTTGTCGGCATGTCAGGCGGAGTAGATTCATCAGTCACTGCTCATATATTAAAAGAACAAGGTTATGATGTCATTGGTATTTTCATGAAAAATTGGGACGATACTGATGAATTTGGTGTTTGTACAGCGACGGAAGACTATGATGATGTCATTCGAGTAGCGAACCAAATTGGAATCCCGTATTATGCAGTGAATTTCGAAAAAGAATATTGGGATAAAGTATTTACCTATTTCTTAGATGAATATAAACTGGGCCGTACGCCAAACCCAGATGTTATGTGTAATAAAGAAATTAAATTTAAGGCGTTTTTGGAACATGCAGAAAGCCTTGGTGCAGACTATGTGGCTACAGGTCACTATGCACAAGTAAAAAAAGTAGGCGACGAAATCGAATTACTTCGTGGAGTCGATAATAATAAAGACCAAACCTATTTTTTAAATCAACTTTCCCAAGATCAATTGAAAAAAGTAATGTTTCCGCTAGGTGGTATGGAAAAAACAGAAGTTCGTGAAATTGCGACAAAAGCTGGACTTGCTACTGCCAACAAAAAAGATAGCACAGGGATTTGTTTTATTGGTGAAAGAAACTTTAAGCAATTTTTAAGTGAATATCTTCCGGCGCAACCTGGTGATATGAGAACCTTGAACGGCGAAGTGCTTGGTAAACATGATGGCCTAATGTATTACACAATTGGTCAACGCCACGGTCTAGGGATTGGTGGAGACGGTGAACCTTGGTTTGTTGTTGGTAAAGATTTAAAAAATAATGTTTTATTTGTAGAACAAGGTTTCCATCATGATTCCTTGTACTCAGATTCATTAATTGCAACAGATATTTCCTTTACTACCAATTCAGAAAAACCAAAAACTTTTGTTTGCACAGCAAAATTTCGTTACCGTCAAACAGATACAAAAGTAACTGTAAACATGCGTGAAGATGGCACAGCAGAAGTAGTTTTTGCGGATCCAGTGCGTGCAATTACTCCTGGTCAAGCAGTTGTTTTCTATGATGGCGACATTTGCTTAGGCGGGGGAACTATTGATACCGTTTGGAAAAAAGGCGCAAAGTTAAACTATGTTGGTTAA
- a CDS encoding cysteine desulfurase family protein: MENRIYLDHAATSPIHPEVIQTMLGAITNTYGNPSSIHYAGREARKALDEARHTIAQSIQAEEKEIVFTSGGTEGDNLALIGTALAHKENGKHIITSQIEHHAVLKTCEYLETQGFEVTYLPVDEHGIVSSESVQKALRPDTILVSIMYGNNEIGTIQPIAEIGAVLLDHQAVFHTDAVQAYGLLNINVIELGVDLLTTSSHKINGPRGVGFLYVKNGTRLAYQMHGGEQERKRRAGTENLAGICGFSAASTIMTNERELKNEEYVSFKKRMAEIWRAAGLDFEVNGLEANTLPHVFSVRFPGVSIEQLLMNLDMEGIAVSSGSACTAGTVDPSHVLVALFGENHPAIQETVRISFGLGNHLEEIEAAATKVSEVVARLMKN, from the coding sequence ATGGAAAACAGAATTTACTTAGACCATGCTGCGACAAGTCCGATTCATCCAGAAGTTATCCAAACAATGCTTGGCGCAATTACTAATACGTACGGCAATCCATCCAGTATCCATTATGCTGGGCGAGAGGCAAGAAAAGCGCTTGATGAAGCACGTCATACTATTGCCCAAAGTATTCAAGCTGAAGAAAAAGAAATTGTTTTCACTAGCGGTGGTACAGAAGGAGATAACTTGGCTCTTATTGGAACAGCTTTAGCACATAAAGAGAATGGAAAACATATTATCACCTCACAGATTGAGCATCATGCTGTTTTAAAAACATGTGAATATCTTGAAACGCAAGGTTTTGAAGTCACTTATTTACCAGTAGATGAGCATGGGATAGTGTCTAGTGAGAGCGTGCAAAAAGCTTTACGCCCTGATACAATTCTTGTTTCTATTATGTATGGTAATAATGAAATTGGTACTATCCAGCCGATTGCAGAAATTGGCGCTGTACTTCTTGACCATCAAGCCGTTTTCCACACAGATGCAGTACAAGCTTACGGGCTATTAAATATAAATGTAATAGAACTTGGAGTAGATTTATTAACTACTTCTTCTCATAAAATAAATGGACCACGTGGCGTAGGCTTTTTATACGTCAAAAATGGCACACGTCTTGCTTATCAAATGCACGGCGGGGAACAAGAACGAAAACGTCGCGCTGGGACTGAAAACTTAGCAGGAATCTGTGGTTTTAGTGCAGCTTCTACCATTATGACAAATGAACGTGAACTTAAAAATGAGGAGTATGTTTCCTTTAAAAAGCGCATGGCGGAAATTTGGCGTGCAGCGGGCTTAGATTTTGAAGTGAACGGTTTAGAAGCGAATACATTACCACATGTTTTTAGCGTGCGTTTCCCAGGAGTCTCCATTGAGCAATTACTAATGAATTTAGATATGGAAGGCATTGCTGTTTCTAGTGGTTCAGCATGTACAGCGGGAACTGTTGATCCTTCTCATGTTTTAGTAGCTCTTTTTGGAGAAAATCACCCGGCAATCCAAGAAACAGTTCGGATTAGTTTTGGGCTGGGGAACCATTTGGAAGAAATAGAAGCGGCGGCTACGAAAGTTAGTGAAGTCGTGGCGCGTTTAATGAAAAATTAA
- a CDS encoding replication-associated recombination protein A: MAIQPLAYRMRPKALDEIVGQTHLVGKDKIIYRMVKAKQLSSMILYGPPGIGKTSIASAIAGSTKYAFRTLNAVTNNKKDMEVVAAEAKMSGTVILLLDEVHRLDKAKQDFLLPLLESGAIILIGATTSNPYIAINPAIRSRTQIFELKPLTVEDIMITMDRALLDKERGLGNYEVEIDEFAKKHFATASNGDVRSALNALELAVISSEPNEDGIIHITLDVAEECLQKKSLAHDKDGDAHYDVLSAFQKSVRGSDVNAALHYMGRLIEAGDLVSISRRMLVMAYEDIGLANPQAGAHTLAAIQTAEKVGFPEARIPLANAVIELCLSPKSNSAIMAIDAALADIRQGNSGEVPDHLRDGHYSGAKKLGRAMDYKYPHNYDNAWVDQQYLPDRLKNKLYYDPKFTSKFEQTIAGVYQKINENKAKKE; encoded by the coding sequence ATGGCAATTCAACCTTTAGCTTACCGAATGCGTCCAAAAGCACTTGATGAAATTGTAGGACAAACGCATTTAGTCGGTAAAGATAAAATTATTTATCGGATGGTCAAAGCGAAACAATTATCTTCTATGATATTATACGGGCCTCCTGGAATTGGAAAAACTTCGATTGCTAGCGCGATTGCTGGTAGTACTAAATATGCTTTCCGGACATTAAACGCAGTAACAAATAACAAAAAAGATATGGAAGTAGTAGCAGCCGAGGCGAAAATGAGTGGCACAGTTATTCTTCTATTGGATGAAGTACATCGTTTAGATAAAGCAAAGCAGGATTTTTTACTTCCTTTACTTGAAAGTGGTGCGATTATTTTAATTGGTGCAACGACGAGTAACCCTTATATCGCGATCAATCCTGCGATTCGAAGTAGAACGCAAATTTTTGAATTAAAACCTTTAACGGTAGAAGATATTATGATAACAATGGACCGAGCTCTTCTTGATAAAGAACGTGGACTTGGCAATTATGAAGTGGAAATAGATGAATTTGCGAAAAAACATTTTGCCACGGCGAGTAATGGTGATGTACGTAGTGCTCTTAATGCACTGGAGCTTGCTGTTATTTCTTCTGAACCAAATGAGGACGGGATTATTCATATTACTCTTGATGTGGCGGAAGAGTGTTTGCAAAAGAAAAGTCTTGCACATGATAAAGACGGCGATGCTCATTACGATGTTTTAAGTGCTTTTCAAAAATCAGTTCGTGGTAGCGACGTTAATGCAGCACTCCATTATATGGGGCGTTTAATTGAAGCAGGGGATTTAGTGAGTATTAGTAGGAGAATGCTTGTTATGGCTTATGAGGATATTGGTCTCGCAAATCCACAAGCCGGTGCACACACACTTGCTGCGATTCAAACTGCAGAAAAAGTAGGTTTTCCTGAGGCGAGAATTCCACTTGCAAATGCTGTTATTGAACTTTGTCTTTCACCGAAATCAAATTCTGCTATTATGGCAATTGACGCGGCATTAGCTGATATTCGCCAGGGAAATAGTGGCGAAGTGCCCGATCATTTACGTGATGGTCATTATTCAGGTGCCAAAAAACTTGGTCGAGCAATGGATTACAAGTATCCGCATAATTACGATAATGCATGGGTGGATCAACAATATTTACCTGATCGACTCAAAAATAAATTATATTATGACCCGAAATTCACTTCAAAATTCGAACAAACAATCGCTGGTGTGTACCAAAAAATTAATGAAAATAAAGCGAAAAAAGAATAA
- the cymR gene encoding cysteine metabolism transcriptional regulator CymR: MKITTKGRYGLTITLELAKRIGDGPISLRSIAQDKNLSEHYLEQLIGPLRNAGIVKSIRGAHGGYVLNGDPEKITAGDIIRTLEGPIVLVESMEDEEAAQRELWTRMRNAVRDVLDQTTLSDLLKHSTDSELTDGYMFYI; this comes from the coding sequence ATGAAAATTACAACAAAAGGCCGTTATGGCTTAACAATAACACTTGAACTTGCGAAAAGAATTGGTGATGGGCCTATCTCTCTTCGCAGTATTGCGCAAGATAAAAATTTATCCGAGCATTACTTAGAACAATTAATCGGACCGCTTCGTAATGCAGGAATTGTCAAAAGCATCCGCGGTGCACACGGTGGATATGTATTAAACGGCGACCCTGAAAAAATCACTGCCGGGGACATTATCCGCACACTGGAAGGTCCTATTGTACTCGTTGAAAGTATGGAAGATGAAGAAGCTGCCCAGAGAGAACTTTGGACTCGAATGCGCAATGCTGTCCGCGACGTGTTAGATCAAACCACCCTCTCTGACTTACTAAAACATTCTACTGATTCTGAACTAACAGATGGTTACATGTTTTATATTTAA
- a CDS encoding ammonium transporter: MESVFMFFCTLLVWLMTPGIALFYGGMVRRKNVLSTAMYSFSSMAIISILWVIVGYSLAFAPGNGFIGSFDWTFLHNVGFAANDTYSDAIPHILFMMFQMTFAILTVAIISGAFAERMNFSAYLIFIILWSLLVYSPVAHWVWGDGGWLRELGALDFAGGNVVHISSGVTGLVLAIMIGRRKEADSASPHNLPLALIGGILVWFGWYGFNVGSALTIDNVAMTAFVNTNTAAAAGIIGWGLVEWLINKKPTMLGTISGAIAGLVSITPAAGFVTVPSSLIIGFLGGALCFWAVFWLKGKVKYDDALDAFGLHGIGGIWGGIATGLFATTKVNEAGADGLFYGNASLVVKQLIAIGSTVAYVAVVTALIVVVIKLFLPIRVNEEQEYKGLDLTLHGEKAYQE; the protein is encoded by the coding sequence ATGGAATCAGTATTTATGTTCTTTTGTACTTTATTGGTTTGGTTGATGACACCAGGGATTGCATTATTTTATGGTGGTATGGTTCGCCGCAAAAACGTGTTAAGTACAGCAATGTATAGTTTTAGCTCTATGGCAATTATTTCTATTCTTTGGGTGATTGTTGGCTACTCGTTAGCTTTTGCACCTGGAAATGGCTTTATCGGCAGTTTCGACTGGACTTTCCTTCATAATGTCGGTTTTGCGGCAAATGACACTTACTCAGATGCAATTCCACACATTCTGTTTATGATGTTCCAAATGACTTTCGCTATTTTAACAGTAGCTATCATTTCTGGGGCATTTGCTGAACGGATGAACTTCTCTGCTTACTTGATTTTTATTATTTTATGGTCGTTACTAGTATATTCCCCTGTTGCACACTGGGTTTGGGGCGACGGTGGTTGGTTACGCGAGCTAGGAGCACTTGATTTCGCTGGTGGAAATGTTGTTCATATCAGTTCAGGTGTAACGGGTCTTGTCTTAGCTATAATGATTGGCCGCAGAAAAGAAGCTGATTCTGCTTCACCTCATAACCTCCCGCTTGCTCTTATTGGTGGGATTCTAGTCTGGTTTGGTTGGTATGGGTTTAATGTCGGTAGCGCCCTCACGATTGATAATGTAGCGATGACTGCATTTGTTAATACGAATACAGCGGCTGCAGCTGGAATTATTGGCTGGGGATTGGTTGAATGGTTAATCAATAAAAAACCGACTATGCTTGGAACAATTTCTGGCGCTATCGCTGGTTTAGTGTCCATTACACCTGCTGCCGGTTTCGTTACAGTACCTAGCTCTTTGATTATCGGCTTTCTTGGCGGAGCACTTTGCTTCTGGGCAGTATTCTGGTTGAAAGGAAAAGTGAAATATGATGATGCGCTTGACGCGTTTGGCTTACACGGAATTGGCGGAATTTGGGGCGGCATCGCTACTGGACTTTTTGCCACAACGAAGGTAAATGAAGCTGGAGCAGATGGTCTCTTTTACGGTAATGCTTCCTTAGTTGTAAAACAATTAATCGCAATTGGCTCTACTGTCGCATATGTTGCAGTAGTCACAGCTCTAATTGTCGTAGTAATCAAACTATTTTTACCAATTCGCGTAAACGAAGAACAAGAATACAAAGGACTTGATTTGACGCTACACGGCGAAAAAGCATATCAAGAATAA
- a CDS encoding P-II family nitrogen regulator: MSGLTKIEIITRPNRFHLFQKELAKIGVSGLTVTKALGTGLEKGFIELYRGTKKESNVHERMKIEIVVSTVPVEDVLRVVKETLRTGEPGDGKVFIYPLAEVVKISTGETGIDALQDKPAK; encoded by the coding sequence ATGTCAGGATTAACTAAAATCGAAATTATTACACGTCCAAACCGCTTCCATTTATTTCAAAAAGAACTTGCAAAAATTGGCGTAAGTGGACTAACTGTTACAAAAGCACTTGGGACTGGCTTAGAAAAAGGATTTATTGAATTATACCGCGGTACTAAAAAAGAAAGTAATGTTCACGAACGAATGAAAATTGAAATTGTTGTTTCTACTGTTCCGGTTGAAGATGTCCTTCGCGTCGTTAAAGAAACTCTTCGAACTGGCGAACCTGGTGATGGAAAAGTATTTATTTATCCCCTTGCCGAGGTCGTTAAAATCAGCACAGGTGAAACCGGCATCGATGCTTTACAAGATAAACCAGCAAAATGA
- the aspS gene encoding aspartate--tRNA ligase, which yields MEKRTSYCGELNETHIGQSVILHGWVQKRRDLGGLIFIDLRDREGIVQVVFNPEFSKEALEIADSVRNEFVVTIKGKVHARGEKAINDKLATGKVEVLAEEITILNTSKTPPFYIEDGVNVSDELRLKYRYLDLRRPEMNNIFKMRHTVTRTFRNKLDALGFFDIETPYLTKSTPEGARDYLVPSRVYPGNFYALPQSPQILKQLLMTAGFDKYYQIVRCFRDEDLRGDRQPEFTQIDLETSFLTKEEIQAITEDMLVDVVKEAKNITIEKPFPRMTYKEAMDRFGSDKPDIRFGLELQNVSEVVKDVDFKVFQSAIENGGEVKAINAKAAATNFSRKDLDALGVFVANYGAKGLAWLKIEAGELKGPIAKFFPEDKAAELQAALQAEDGDLLLFAADKADIVAASLGALRNKLGKDLDLINEDELAFLWVTDWPLFEYDEEAGRYVSAHHPFTLPKEEDIPFLETDSSKVMAEAYDIVLNGYEIGGGSLRIYKKEVQESMFRALGFTDESAKEQFGFLMEALEYGTPPHGGIALGLDRIVMILAGRNNLRDTIAFPKTGSAVDPLTNAPGEVSAAQLAELKLETVKKETN from the coding sequence ATGGAAAAACGTACAAGTTACTGCGGTGAATTAAACGAAACACATATTGGTCAAAGTGTTATCCTTCATGGTTGGGTGCAAAAGCGTCGCGACTTAGGTGGACTTATTTTCATTGATTTGCGCGACCGTGAAGGAATTGTCCAAGTGGTTTTCAATCCTGAATTTTCAAAAGAAGCATTGGAAATTGCAGATAGCGTTAGAAATGAATTTGTTGTTACTATCAAAGGAAAAGTTCATGCTCGCGGGGAAAAAGCAATTAACGATAAGTTAGCAACAGGTAAAGTAGAAGTTTTAGCAGAAGAAATTACTATTTTAAATACTTCTAAAACACCGCCATTTTACATTGAAGACGGCGTAAATGTTTCTGATGAACTTCGCTTAAAATATCGCTACTTAGACTTACGTCGCCCGGAAATGAACAATATTTTCAAAATGCGCCATACAGTAACAAGAACTTTCCGAAACAAACTAGATGCACTTGGTTTCTTTGATATTGAAACACCTTACTTAACAAAAAGTACACCAGAAGGAGCGCGTGATTATCTAGTACCAAGCCGGGTCTATCCAGGTAATTTCTATGCGCTGCCGCAATCTCCGCAAATTTTGAAACAGTTATTAATGACTGCCGGTTTTGATAAATATTATCAAATCGTACGTTGTTTCCGTGATGAAGATTTGCGCGGTGACCGTCAACCGGAATTTACGCAAATCGATTTAGAAACAAGCTTTTTAACAAAAGAAGAGATTCAAGCGATTACAGAAGACATGTTGGTGGATGTTGTTAAAGAAGCGAAAAACATTACTATCGAAAAACCATTCCCACGCATGACTTATAAAGAAGCAATGGACCGTTTTGGTAGCGATAAACCAGATATTCGTTTCGGTTTAGAATTACAAAACGTTTCAGAAGTTGTAAAAGATGTTGATTTTAAAGTATTCCAATCAGCTATTGAAAACGGCGGCGAAGTAAAAGCGATTAATGCAAAAGCTGCTGCAACTAATTTCTCTCGTAAAGATTTAGATGCACTAGGCGTTTTTGTTGCTAATTACGGGGCTAAAGGGCTAGCTTGGCTGAAAATAGAAGCTGGTGAATTAAAAGGACCAATTGCTAAATTCTTCCCGGAAGATAAAGCAGCAGAATTACAAGCAGCACTCCAAGCTGAAGATGGTGACTTATTGCTATTTGCAGCTGATAAAGCGGATATTGTTGCAGCATCGCTTGGAGCGCTTCGTAACAAGCTAGGAAAAGACTTAGATTTAATTAATGAAGATGAACTTGCTTTCCTATGGGTAACAGATTGGCCGCTCTTTGAGTATGATGAAGAAGCAGGGCGTTATGTATCTGCACATCATCCATTCACTTTACCAAAAGAAGAAGATATTCCATTTCTTGAAACAGATTCTTCCAAAGTAATGGCAGAAGCATATGATATAGTTTTAAATGGTTATGAAATTGGCGGTGGTTCGCTTCGTATTTACAAAAAAGAAGTACAAGAATCGATGTTCCGCGCGCTTGGTTTCACAGACGAGTCAGCGAAAGAGCAATTTGGTTTCCTAATGGAGGCTTTAGAATATGGAACACCGCCACACGGAGGAATTGCACTTGGTTTAGACCGTATTGTAATGATTCTGGCTGGAAGAAATAACTTGCGCGACACTATCGCATTCCCTAAAACAGGAAGTGCAGTAGATCCACTAACAAATGCACCAGGTGAAGTTAGTGCAGCACAATTAGCAGAATTAAAACTAGAAACAGTGAAAAAAGAAACTAACTAA
- the hisS gene encoding histidine--tRNA ligase, producing MDLQLPRGTRDILPEEVSKWHFLESAFNKVCENYQYEEIRTPIFEHTELFERGVGDSTDIVSKEMYTFLDKGGRSLTLRPEGTASVVRAFVEHKLYGEVSQPIKMYYNEPMFRYERPQGGRQRQFTQMGIEALGSDDPSIDVEVISLAMEFFRKIGLTNIKLVINSLGDKESRLKHREALVAHFEPHIDEFCAECQVRLHKNPLRILDCKKDHDNPLIQSAPSILDFLNEESVAYFENVKKYLTALEIPFEIDPTMVRGLDYYNHTTFEIMSVEEGFGAKTTLCGGGRYHGLVKEFGGPDTPGIGFGIGVERILLALEKAEINIPETKPLEVYVITAQPEAELKAVTLVNKLRQNGISAEKDYLKRKLKAQLKDANRKKAIYTVILGEEELQTGNYQLKNMETGEQEAVSETTIIEKLTNTKEEK from the coding sequence ATGGATTTGCAATTACCAAGAGGGACACGAGATATTTTGCCAGAAGAAGTTAGTAAATGGCATTTTTTAGAATCAGCGTTTAATAAAGTTTGCGAAAACTATCAATACGAAGAAATTAGGACACCTATTTTTGAACACACTGAGTTATTTGAACGAGGCGTGGGCGATTCAACAGACATCGTATCTAAAGAAATGTATACTTTTCTAGATAAAGGTGGCAGAAGTCTTACATTAAGACCAGAGGGAACTGCTTCGGTCGTGCGCGCTTTTGTCGAACATAAATTATACGGCGAAGTTAGCCAACCTATTAAAATGTACTACAATGAGCCAATGTTCCGCTATGAACGTCCACAAGGCGGAAGACAACGCCAATTTACTCAAATGGGAATCGAAGCACTTGGTAGTGATGATCCTTCCATTGATGTAGAAGTTATCTCGCTTGCAATGGAGTTCTTCAGAAAAATTGGTTTAACTAATATTAAACTAGTCATTAACAGTCTTGGTGATAAAGAAAGTCGTTTAAAACACCGAGAAGCACTAGTTGCACATTTTGAACCACATATTGATGAATTTTGTGCAGAATGTCAGGTGCGTCTACACAAAAATCCACTGCGCATTTTAGATTGTAAAAAAGATCATGATAATCCGCTTATTCAATCAGCACCATCTATTTTGGATTTCTTAAATGAAGAATCAGTTGCTTATTTTGAAAATGTTAAAAAATACCTAACTGCATTAGAAATTCCATTTGAAATTGATCCAACAATGGTTCGTGGTTTAGATTATTATAATCATACAACGTTTGAAATTATGAGTGTAGAAGAAGGCTTTGGAGCGAAAACAACACTTTGCGGTGGCGGTAGATATCACGGTTTAGTAAAAGAATTCGGTGGACCTGATACACCAGGGATTGGTTTTGGAATTGGCGTAGAACGAATTTTACTTGCCTTAGAAAAAGCCGAAATCAATATTCCAGAAACAAAACCGTTAGAAGTATATGTAATTACTGCACAGCCAGAAGCTGAATTAAAAGCAGTGACACTTGTAAATAAATTAAGACAAAATGGAATTAGCGCAGAAAAAGATTATTTAAAACGAAAATTAAAAGCACAATTAAAAGATGCTAATAGAAAAAAAGCAATATATACCGTAATTCTAGGTGAAGAAGAGTTACAAACAGGTAATTATCAATTAAAAAATATGGAAACAGGCGAACAAGAAGCTGTTTCGGAAACAACTATTATCGAAAAACTAACAAACACCAAGGAGGAGAAATAA
- a CDS encoding N-acetylmuramoyl-L-alanine amidase, whose protein sequence is MKNKFIFITVVSILLIAAGIFTTIAMANANSVVVKAEVLNVRSGPGLAYDVTSQARKNEVLRVVGEENQWYKVQLDNGNSGWVASWLVENTDVSAASNSIAIVSSDGGLNVREKPSTSSTSLGLLNNGDQVTVTSQQNGWAQIQYNGKSAWVSSQYLTIRESVTKVDESELQTVTIRDDSTNIRNKPGRDGAVIEKANSGQGFAIQGVQGDWYKIRTTSGEEGYVANWVVDVSDKGQTSSPRSKTTKLSEATIVIDPGHGGNDPGAKGANGTIEKEMTLKTAKKLKEKLESRGAKVILTRNSDKYVSLKSRTNVAAENKADVFISIHFDSLEDSSKGVSGQTTYYYDNSDKSLAESINTTLGNDLPTTNRGSRVGDYYVVRENSQPAVLLELGYLSSAKDERNINSASYRSQIADSVTDGLSNYFSN, encoded by the coding sequence ATGAAGAACAAATTCATTTTTATCACCGTTGTCTCCATTTTATTGATTGCAGCAGGTATTTTTACAACCATAGCAATGGCGAACGCGAATTCCGTTGTCGTCAAAGCAGAAGTCTTAAATGTCCGCAGCGGTCCTGGTTTAGCCTATGATGTAACAAGCCAAGCCAGAAAAAATGAAGTACTCCGGGTAGTTGGTGAAGAAAATCAATGGTACAAAGTTCAATTAGATAACGGAAATAGCGGCTGGGTTGCTAGCTGGTTAGTAGAAAATACAGATGTCAGCGCAGCAAGTAACAGTATTGCTATTGTCTCTTCTGATGGTGGACTCAATGTACGTGAAAAACCTAGTACTTCAAGCACATCACTTGGATTACTAAATAACGGTGATCAAGTAACCGTTACAAGCCAACAAAATGGTTGGGCGCAAATTCAGTATAACGGTAAAAGCGCATGGGTTAGTTCTCAGTACTTAACTATACGTGAATCCGTAACAAAAGTAGATGAAAGCGAACTTCAAACAGTAACGATTCGCGATGACTCCACAAACATAAGAAATAAACCAGGACGAGATGGCGCTGTTATTGAAAAAGCCAATTCTGGTCAAGGTTTCGCCATTCAAGGAGTTCAAGGTGACTGGTATAAAATTCGTACCACAAGCGGCGAAGAAGGTTATGTTGCTAACTGGGTAGTTGATGTGTCCGACAAAGGCCAAACTTCCAGCCCACGAAGTAAAACAACTAAATTATCCGAAGCGACCATTGTTATTGACCCCGGTCATGGCGGCAATGATCCAGGAGCAAAAGGCGCTAATGGTACTATAGAAAAAGAAATGACATTAAAAACAGCTAAAAAACTGAAAGAAAAATTAGAATCAAGAGGCGCTAAAGTAATTTTAACGAGAAATAGTGATAAATATGTTTCCTTAAAATCTCGGACTAATGTAGCGGCAGAAAATAAAGCAGACGTCTTTATTAGTATTCATTTTGATAGCTTAGAAGATAGTAGCAAAGGTGTTAGCGGACAAACTACTTATTATTATGATAATAGTGATAAATCGCTCGCTGAAAGTATAAATACTACACTTGGAAATGATCTCCCTACTACTAACCGCGGCTCAAGAGTTGGCGATTATTATGTAGTAAGAGAAAATTCTCAACCAGCTGTCCTTCTAGAACTTGGTTACTTGAGTTCTGCAAAAGACGAACGAAACATTAATTCGGCATCTTATAGAAGCCAAATTGCTGATTCAGTAACTGATGGATTATCTAATTATTTTTCTAACTAA
- the dtd gene encoding D-aminoacyl-tRNA deacylase — translation MRVLLQRCYEASVRVEGEIISEIAGGLCLLVGFTHSDTEETVEYMAKKIIGLRVFEDESEKMNISLAERGGAILSVSQFTLYADVSRGKRPSFTKSAPGEKAEGLYNLFNNKLSDAGFIVETGVFGAFMDVKIVNNGPVTIMLDSEEMRK, via the coding sequence GTGCGTGTGCTACTACAAAGATGTTATGAAGCTTCCGTCCGTGTTGAAGGGGAAATTATTAGTGAAATTGCTGGAGGTCTATGTCTATTAGTTGGGTTTACTCATAGTGATACTGAAGAAACAGTAGAATACATGGCAAAAAAAATTATTGGGTTACGAGTTTTTGAAGATGAATCAGAGAAAATGAATATTTCTTTAGCCGAACGGGGAGGCGCGATTCTCAGCGTTTCACAATTCACCTTATATGCGGATGTTAGTAGAGGCAAACGCCCAAGCTTTACAAAATCTGCTCCAGGAGAAAAGGCGGAAGGATTGTACAATTTATTTAATAACAAACTTTCCGATGCAGGATTTATAGTTGAAACTGGTGTATTTGGTGCATTTATGGACGTGAAAATTGTCAATAATGGCCCAGTTACTATTATGCTCGACTCTGAAGAAATGCGAAAATAA